The following are encoded in a window of Flavobacterium cupriresistens genomic DNA:
- a CDS encoding sulfatase family protein → MLFQKNSLVVCLLLFLSIPLITNGQTTERPNILIIMTDQQTADAMSIAGNKDLHTPAMDKLAQNGVRFTKAYCAQPLCSPSRSAIMSGKMPHETGFIGNALEKDGQWPEDLLMMGKIFQNGGYKTGYVGKWHLPVPTAKKSQHGFEYIENTDFQDYNDAATPSFCARFIKENKNTPFLLVASFLNPHDICEWARDEDLKMDLLEKAPPPDLCPALPENWKIPDFEPKIVREQQKVSFRTYPTVNWNGDQWRQYRWAYNHLVEKVDVYIEMVLASLKKYNIEKNTIIVFTADHGDGYAGHSWNQKQILYEEAAKIPFIISKIGEWKPRTDEMLVCNGTDIIPTICGFTGVKKPAYLKGVDLSKKIANPTLNLRDTLVIETDFADNEELLGISGRAVITKNFKYIVYNKGAIKEQLFDLTKDQGEITNLAVDKVYKKELIAMRRYLRQWCKNNGDQFVSGL, encoded by the coding sequence ATGTTATTTCAAAAAAACAGTCTGGTTGTATGTCTATTGTTATTTTTAAGCATTCCATTAATCACTAATGGGCAAACAACAGAGCGTCCGAATATTCTAATTATAATGACCGATCAGCAAACCGCTGATGCAATGAGCATTGCCGGAAACAAAGATTTGCATACGCCTGCTATGGATAAACTAGCGCAAAATGGAGTTCGCTTTACCAAGGCTTATTGCGCGCAGCCCTTATGTTCTCCCTCACGGAGTGCAATTATGAGTGGTAAAATGCCCCATGAAACCGGTTTTATAGGTAATGCCCTTGAAAAAGACGGACAATGGCCTGAGGATTTGTTAATGATGGGCAAGATTTTTCAAAATGGAGGTTACAAAACGGGTTATGTAGGCAAATGGCATTTACCAGTTCCAACTGCCAAAAAAAGCCAACATGGATTTGAATATATCGAGAATACCGATTTTCAAGATTACAATGACGCCGCAACGCCTTCTTTCTGTGCTCGTTTTATAAAAGAAAATAAAAACACTCCTTTTCTATTAGTCGCATCTTTTTTAAATCCACATGATATTTGTGAATGGGCACGAGACGAGGATTTAAAAATGGATCTGCTAGAAAAAGCACCACCGCCAGATCTATGTCCTGCACTTCCGGAAAACTGGAAAATTCCGGACTTTGAACCTAAAATTGTACGCGAACAGCAAAAAGTAAGTTTTCGCACCTACCCTACCGTTAATTGGAATGGCGATCAATGGCGTCAATATCGCTGGGCATACAACCACTTGGTTGAAAAAGTTGATGTTTATATTGAAATGGTGCTGGCTTCCTTGAAAAAATATAATATTGAAAAAAATACCATTATCGTTTTTACAGCCGATCATGGTGATGGTTACGCAGGCCACAGCTGGAATCAAAAACAAATTTTATACGAAGAAGCGGCCAAAATACCTTTTATTATTTCAAAAATTGGCGAATGGAAACCACGCACCGATGAAATGTTAGTTTGTAATGGCACCGATATTATTCCAACAATTTGCGGTTTTACAGGCGTTAAAAAACCTGCCTATTTGAAAGGTGTTGACCTGAGTAAAAAAATAGCAAATCCTACCCTAAATCTTCGTGATACTTTGGTAATAGAAACTGATTTTGCCGATAATGAAGAACTTTTGGGGATTAGTGGCCGTGCCGTAATTACTAAAAATTTCAAATATATTGTTTATAATAAAGGAGCTATCAAAGAACAACTTTTTGATTTAACCAAAGACCAGGGAGAAATAACAAATCTGGCAGTAGATAAAGTCTACAAAAAAGAACTTATCGCAATGCGCCGCTATTTGAGACAATGGTGTAAAAACAATGGAGACCAATTCGTTTCCGGATTATAA
- a CDS encoding hybrid sensor histidine kinase/response regulator transcription factor: MRKKLTILAILCIVLFTSKNYAQLPDRNFRNISVDKGLSQSSVFAIQQDKLGFIWVGTQDGLNRYDSKRFKVYRPLKSQKNSLQSYYIRSLFLDHKGQLWIGGNKGVSIYNYNTDSFVNHKLPGSLGEWFISSIAEDHLHQIWAVSNAGDVFLLSPQSKNFTPVKFNASSHEIKKINYVGIWQQQIILGTDVGLFKLKPAVHQLVKIDLGKKKPYINDVYIDKNKLWIATEGDGVLTYNTQTKQITSLLHTTNPNSAADNNIRCVGKDTEGNIWLGTFKGLTIFNPNNSTFKNYYHQIAQPFTISQNSVRCFFKDKQNGIWLGTYYAGLNYYHKNDINFNLLSQNSGKPSLNDEVIGVIKQDPKGNFWIGTNDKGINYWNKTTNTITYFSNSENNPKSLSSNNIKAIAFDDNGNVLAGTHNGGLNLLNPNSGMVERFRHDENNPNSIAGDLVYSILKDSKNRIWVGTKSGLDQFHIEKKSFTHILLDKAGKRLVSDNINFLFEDSKHRIWIGTTNGVTLFYPDNFLFGVVGHGKPSDDIINCITEDQKHRIWIGTREGLLLYNEAQETFTSFKTRKDFTEETIYGILSDDDGNLWISTNRGLVKFNPDKGTVQNFDESDGLQNKQFNEYSFCKAKDGMMLFGGIKGISYFYPKKIKQRPLPLKLSFTALEVLNKVVAVADETDILEKHIDQVNVLEIGPEYKQFSIFFNTFNYISSNRTYYYYKLEGQDKDWQRTEELKISYSNLPAGDYKLQIKAVGPNGEMSSIRTLKIKILPPWYKTFWFSLLLLLVVSTAAYIAFRILKERIKALQQLKLERIDKEKANYINQVKMDFFTNVSHELRTPLTLILAPLEELLKMPFTDKITKKKHELMFINAKRLYNLVDQLFEFRKTEMGTKQLKVSKSDIVSFTHEIYQSFKPLSEKNHIHYTFHTNETNLTFFFDKDAMEKILFNLLSNAFKYTKSNQTIQIELLKVTDSIAIKVTDTGVGISEQDLSKVFDRFYQVNNREMNLGSGVGLAFTKRLVELHHGKITVESAEDKGSTFTVSIPTADFIYKNDSQAEDSLYQLSITNDSEVDGEDDTFPEENEIKESGQLIKLLIVDDNDEILDYLRDYFSTIYEVSTASNGQAALELLEIHPFDLIISDIMMHELDGLHFCKRVKQNINTSHIPLILLTARTETSQQIKGLEMGADDYVTKPFSTPLLAAKITNLLRSRKRLKEHYSIGKEMIPENIAFNPLDEEFLKQAINIVEEHLANSEFSVDQFSREIGMSRSNLYLKFKAITGESAIDFIKRIRFKKAVELMESRRYTIAQVTYMCGFNSPSYFSTAFKQHYGCMPSEYLAKTDDINESD; the protein is encoded by the coding sequence ATGAGAAAAAAACTTACCATCCTCGCTATACTGTGCATTGTTCTTTTTACATCTAAGAATTATGCACAATTACCGGATCGTAATTTCCGTAATATCTCCGTAGACAAAGGTTTGTCACAAAGCTCTGTATTTGCCATACAGCAGGATAAACTGGGATTTATTTGGGTTGGAACTCAAGATGGGTTAAATCGCTACGATAGTAAACGATTTAAAGTATATCGCCCTTTAAAAAGCCAAAAGAACAGTCTGCAGTCCTATTATATCCGCAGTTTATTCTTAGATCACAAAGGGCAATTATGGATTGGAGGAAACAAAGGAGTCAGCATCTACAACTATAACACAGACAGCTTTGTAAATCACAAACTTCCCGGCAGCTTAGGAGAATGGTTTATTTCTTCTATAGCAGAAGATCATTTACATCAAATATGGGCAGTTTCTAATGCCGGAGATGTTTTTTTATTAAGTCCACAAAGCAAAAATTTCACACCCGTAAAATTCAATGCTTCTTCTCATGAGATAAAAAAAATCAATTATGTCGGGATTTGGCAGCAGCAAATTATTTTAGGTACAGATGTTGGTCTGTTTAAACTGAAACCTGCAGTACATCAATTGGTAAAAATTGATTTAGGTAAAAAAAAGCCATATATAAATGATGTATACATTGATAAAAATAAACTCTGGATTGCAACGGAAGGTGACGGAGTACTAACGTACAACACGCAAACCAAACAGATTACTTCGTTACTGCATACGACCAACCCAAACAGTGCCGCAGATAACAATATTAGATGTGTTGGCAAAGATACAGAAGGAAATATTTGGCTGGGCACTTTTAAGGGTCTTACTATTTTTAATCCCAACAATTCCACTTTTAAAAATTATTACCATCAAATAGCACAGCCTTTTACGATTAGTCAGAATTCTGTGCGCTGTTTTTTCAAAGACAAACAAAACGGTATCTGGCTCGGAACGTATTATGCGGGATTAAACTACTACCATAAAAATGATATTAATTTTAATCTTTTAAGTCAAAACTCAGGTAAACCTTCTTTAAATGATGAAGTTATAGGTGTCATTAAACAAGATCCAAAAGGCAACTTTTGGATTGGAACCAATGATAAAGGAATAAATTATTGGAATAAAACGACCAATACCATTACCTATTTTTCTAACAGTGAAAACAATCCAAAAAGTTTAAGTTCTAATAATATTAAGGCAATTGCATTTGATGATAACGGAAATGTATTAGCCGGTACGCATAATGGAGGTTTAAATTTACTTAATCCCAACAGCGGGATGGTAGAGCGTTTTCGTCATGATGAGAACAATCCAAATTCTATTGCAGGAGATTTGGTGTACAGCATTCTTAAAGACTCTAAAAATCGTATTTGGGTAGGTACAAAATCCGGACTGGATCAATTTCATATAGAAAAGAAATCATTTACACATATCCTTCTTGATAAAGCAGGAAAACGACTTGTTTCAGACAATATTAATTTCCTTTTTGAAGACAGCAAACATCGCATCTGGATTGGAACCACAAATGGAGTGACACTATTTTATCCCGATAATTTTTTGTTTGGAGTTGTAGGACACGGCAAACCCAGTGATGATATTATAAATTGTATCACTGAAGATCAAAAACACCGAATCTGGATTGGAACCCGGGAAGGACTTTTATTATACAATGAAGCACAAGAAACCTTCACCAGTTTTAAAACAAGAAAAGATTTTACCGAAGAAACAATCTACGGAATACTTTCAGATGATGATGGAAATCTTTGGATTTCTACCAACCGCGGACTGGTAAAATTCAATCCGGATAAGGGCACTGTTCAAAATTTTGACGAAAGTGATGGACTGCAAAACAAACAATTTAATGAATATTCGTTTTGCAAAGCCAAAGATGGAATGATGCTCTTTGGAGGTATAAAGGGAATTTCCTACTTCTATCCTAAAAAGATCAAACAACGTCCGCTTCCTCTTAAACTTAGTTTTACCGCCCTGGAAGTTTTAAATAAAGTTGTTGCGGTAGCAGATGAAACTGACATTCTGGAAAAGCATATCGATCAGGTAAATGTGTTGGAAATTGGCCCTGAATACAAGCAATTCAGCATCTTTTTCAACACTTTTAATTATATCTCTTCTAATCGTACTTATTATTATTACAAGTTAGAAGGTCAGGATAAAGATTGGCAACGAACGGAAGAATTAAAAATCAGCTACAGCAACTTACCTGCCGGCGATTATAAATTACAAATTAAAGCCGTTGGTCCAAATGGAGAGATGAGTTCGATTAGAACTTTAAAAATTAAAATATTACCACCTTGGTATAAAACATTCTGGTTTTCTTTATTGCTGTTACTAGTAGTATCTACAGCTGCTTATATCGCTTTTCGAATACTAAAAGAAAGGATAAAAGCCTTACAGCAGTTAAAATTAGAGCGCATTGATAAGGAAAAAGCCAATTACATTAATCAGGTTAAAATGGATTTTTTTACCAATGTATCACACGAACTTAGAACCCCCTTAACCTTGATTTTGGCTCCTTTAGAAGAATTATTAAAAATGCCTTTTACCGATAAAATCACAAAAAAGAAACACGAATTGATGTTTATCAATGCAAAACGATTATACAATTTAGTAGATCAACTTTTTGAGTTTAGAAAAACCGAAATGGGGACAAAACAACTTAAAGTAAGCAAAAGTGATATTGTAAGTTTTACTCATGAAATCTATCAGTCCTTCAAACCACTTTCAGAAAAAAACCACATTCATTATACTTTTCATACCAACGAAACCAACCTTACCTTTTTCTTTGATAAGGATGCAATGGAGAAAATTTTATTTAACCTCTTGTCTAATGCCTTCAAATACACCAAAAGCAACCAAACCATACAGATAGAACTTTTAAAAGTTACTGATAGTATAGCCATAAAAGTTACCGATACCGGTGTTGGTATAAGTGAACAGGATTTATCTAAAGTCTTTGATCGCTTTTATCAGGTAAACAATCGCGAAATGAATCTGGGTTCCGGTGTTGGCTTGGCTTTTACCAAACGTTTGGTAGAACTGCATCACGGTAAAATTACGGTCGAAAGTGCAGAAGATAAAGGCAGTACTTTTACAGTTTCTATACCTACAGCAGATTTCATCTATAAAAACGACTCGCAGGCAGAGGATTCCTTATATCAATTATCAATAACCAATGATAGTGAAGTTGATGGTGAAGATGATACTTTTCCGGAGGAAAATGAAATCAAGGAAAGCGGACAGCTTATAAAATTATTGATTGTTGATGATAACGACGAAATCTTAGATTATCTGCGGGACTATTTTAGTACAATCTATGAAGTAAGTACAGCCTCAAATGGTCAAGCCGCCTTAGAATTACTGGAAATACATCCTTTTGATTTGATTATAAGTGATATTATGATGCATGAACTCGATGGTCTGCATTTTTGCAAGAGAGTAAAACAGAACATCAATACCTCTCATATTCCATTGATTTTATTAACAGCACGTACCGAAACCAGCCAACAAATCAAAGGATTAGAAATGGGCGCAGATGATTATGTAACAAAACCTTTTTCAACTCCTTTATTAGCCGCAAAAATAACAAACCTGCTTCGTTCCCGTAAAAGGTTGAAAGAACATTATTCAATTGGTAAAGAAATGATTCCGGAAAACATTGCCTTTAACCCTCTTGATGAAGAATTTCTAAAACAAGCGATCAACATCGTCGAAGAACATCTGGCCAATTCAGAATTTTCAGTAGATCAGTTCAGTAGAGAAATAGGGATGAGCCGTTCCAATCTGTACCTTAAATTCAAAGCTATTACTGGAGAGTCAGCAATCGATTTTATAAAAAGAATCCGTTTCAAAAAAGCGGTAGAATTAATGGAAAGCAGGCGTTATACCATTGCTCAGGTTACCTATATGTGTGGTTTTAATTCTCCTTCTTACTTTTCGACAGCCTTTAAACAGCACTATGGCTGTATGCCAAGCGAATATTTAGCAAAAACAGATGACATAAATGAAAGTGACTAA
- a CDS encoding DUF4962 domain-containing protein, which translates to MIKKGIIIVSLLLLTLHTFGQQQPAIIKLNAEKLHSRVREWPYPVNGITVPTNAPALLWPATNGQTMVKPMESGSEVPEDPNIGKVRYKVMLASDKNFTKDLLTGSEQAWAVYPLHQSLKPGKWYWKYAYALKGSNQWTWSPVYDFVIDPKYANEKVSPPISVVLKRNQGAHPLLWDMNRIGADFYKNNLENPEAKKFIAFAEKLMLAPLPTEKPQRVIDTTGKNKLEKKIIVERMYHGFGDAVGTPVRNLCIAYQLTKDKRFILDAKRRALNIANMNPNGLATGDDFTSGAVLEALGWFYDAGYDFLNAQEKEIFKNIITIRAKRVYSHLPNRFELHVSDNHVWQITLRNLAIATVAVINDVPEAKEWLTYMYEVWSARFPVLGTTDGGWHEGNGYFRVNFKSIIYLSQMFGDFSGVDYFKLPWMENLPYYMLYTHPVDAASTATGDMWENIPYIVKGEAWFAEALTYKMDNPYLNWYVEQIKKEHPDYFKGSDDYLLFRLLNYKPNKTLAVSSPADLPKTRKFADIGVVAMHENLKDANKTLSSYLISSPFGSSGHGHASQNAFTINFKGKVIFGGTGYYSNFSDKHNLLDYRTSKAYNTVLADSLNQKIGEEGYGWIPRAISGKHIQYALGDASNAYGEIKSDFWLNRFKQINVVPNKTNGYGESGVTVYRRHMLQLEGGYIVLYDELEAKTPVKWTTQFQCPYYTIEAQNTENASEQNFIVNSDLGNVSAKVIASSPLKMQVHNKFFEPAVNWNKVTNDEGQIKDFKEQWHAGITSEAKQKFRFLTIIQIKDGKTEIIKRLNSNDGLAHFQVGNWEIQAQLDGDQASAFQVSNKTIQSLFSYGNVPINFEGKNYIPKIAGSSVLLEMDSKKWDITEAVDELPDVVKYDKKLD; encoded by the coding sequence ATGATAAAAAAAGGAATAATTATAGTATCGCTTTTACTTCTTACCTTACATACTTTCGGTCAACAGCAACCGGCTATAATCAAATTGAATGCTGAAAAATTGCATTCCAGAGTCAGAGAATGGCCTTATCCCGTAAATGGAATAACGGTGCCAACCAATGCTCCGGCTTTACTTTGGCCTGCTACTAATGGCCAAACAATGGTTAAACCAATGGAAAGCGGAAGCGAAGTACCGGAAGACCCAAATATTGGTAAAGTCCGTTACAAAGTAATGCTGGCCAGTGATAAAAACTTTACCAAAGATTTGCTTACCGGTTCAGAACAAGCCTGGGCGGTTTATCCTTTACATCAGTCTTTAAAACCGGGAAAATGGTACTGGAAATACGCTTATGCATTAAAAGGAAGCAACCAATGGACCTGGTCACCGGTTTATGATTTTGTAATTGATCCTAAATATGCTAACGAAAAAGTATCACCTCCAATAAGCGTCGTTTTAAAAAGAAACCAAGGAGCACATCCCCTTTTATGGGATATGAATCGCATCGGAGCGGATTTTTATAAGAATAATTTAGAAAATCCGGAGGCTAAGAAATTTATTGCTTTCGCAGAAAAACTAATGCTGGCTCCTCTTCCTACCGAAAAACCCCAACGTGTCATTGATACCACCGGTAAAAATAAATTAGAAAAGAAGATTATTGTCGAGCGAATGTATCATGGTTTTGGTGATGCGGTGGGTACTCCCGTTAGAAACTTATGTATTGCTTATCAATTGACTAAAGACAAACGGTTTATTCTTGATGCCAAACGCAGAGCCCTGAATATTGCCAATATGAACCCAAATGGATTGGCGACAGGTGATGATTTTACCAGCGGTGCCGTGCTCGAGGCCTTAGGATGGTTTTATGATGCAGGTTATGACTTTCTGAATGCGCAGGAAAAAGAAATTTTTAAAAATATAATTACCATTAGAGCTAAACGGGTTTACAGCCATTTACCAAATCGTTTTGAGCTACATGTCAGCGACAATCATGTTTGGCAGATTACGCTTCGCAACTTAGCGATAGCCACCGTTGCAGTAATTAATGACGTTCCGGAAGCCAAAGAATGGCTCACCTATATGTACGAAGTCTGGTCGGCACGTTTTCCTGTATTAGGCACCACAGATGGCGGCTGGCACGAAGGAAACGGGTATTTTAGAGTGAATTTTAAATCCATAATTTACTTATCACAGATGTTTGGTGATTTTAGTGGTGTTGATTATTTTAAATTACCATGGATGGAAAACCTGCCGTATTATATGTTATACACACATCCCGTCGACGCTGCTAGCACAGCAACGGGAGATATGTGGGAAAACATTCCTTATATCGTAAAAGGAGAAGCCTGGTTTGCTGAAGCACTTACTTATAAAATGGATAATCCTTATTTAAATTGGTATGTTGAACAAATAAAAAAAGAACATCCCGATTATTTTAAAGGATCCGATGATTATTTGCTTTTCCGTTTATTGAATTATAAACCAAACAAAACCTTAGCCGTTTCCTCACCTGCTGACTTGCCTAAAACGCGGAAGTTTGCCGATATCGGGGTGGTTGCAATGCATGAAAATCTAAAGGATGCTAATAAAACACTGAGCAGTTATCTTATTAGCAGTCCGTTTGGTTCTTCGGGACACGGACATGCTTCTCAAAATGCTTTTACCATTAATTTTAAAGGAAAAGTAATTTTTGGAGGCACCGGGTATTACAGTAACTTTAGTGATAAGCACAATCTTCTGGACTATCGTACTTCTAAGGCTTATAATACTGTATTGGCCGACAGTTTAAATCAAAAAATCGGAGAAGAAGGTTACGGTTGGATTCCAAGGGCAATTTCCGGAAAACATATCCAATATGCACTGGGAGATGCTAGTAATGCTTATGGAGAAATTAAAAGTGATTTTTGGTTAAATCGTTTTAAGCAAATTAATGTAGTCCCTAATAAAACAAATGGTTATGGCGAATCCGGAGTTACCGTATACCGTCGACATATGCTACAGTTAGAAGGAGGTTATATTGTTTTGTATGATGAATTAGAAGCTAAAACTCCTGTCAAATGGACCACACAGTTTCAGTGTCCTTATTATACAATCGAAGCACAAAATACTGAAAATGCGTCAGAACAAAATTTTATTGTCAATAGTGACTTAGGAAATGTAAGCGCAAAAGTAATCGCAAGCAGTCCTTTGAAGATGCAAGTGCACAACAAATTTTTTGAGCCGGCTGTCAATTGGAATAAGGTCACGAATGATGAAGGCCAGATAAAAGATTTTAAAGAACAATGGCACGCCGGAATCACCTCAGAAGCAAAACAAAAATTTAGATTTCTAACGATCATTCAAATTAAAGACGGAAAAACGGAAATTATAAAAAGGCTCAATAGTAATGATGGATTAGCACATTTTCAAGTAGGAAACTGGGAAATACAAGCGCAATTAGACGGAGATCAAGCCAGTGCCTTTCAAGTTTCCAATAAAACGATACAATCCCTATTCAGCTATGGCAATGTTCCGATTAATTTTGAAGGCAAAAACTATATCCCAAAAATTGCCGGCAGCTCTGTATTATTAGAAATGGACAGCAAAAAATGGGATATCACAGAAGCCGTTGATGAACTGCCGGATGTGGTCAAATACGATAAAAAATTAGATTAG
- a CDS encoding DUF4861 family protein, translating to MKSIQLIGLIFLFPTLFFGQTKAIITIQNNSAIARQEAVTAIKWENITTAFPEIDTANFVIINPNTKKQVPYQLEHLGKSSIQNVLIQIDVKPKSSLNLMLQKGKPNLFETKTYARYVPERKDDFAWENDKIAFRAYGKAIEKSNEDAYGFDVWVKRTKKMILNERYKTGNYHVDSGNGMDYYHVGYSLGAGNMAPYINDTIRYSANYHQYKVLDNGPLRSTFQLIYDTWDAGKIKIKVTKTISIDAGSQLNRIENVYTFDDNKPIPVVIGIIKRAEAGVISLNEQQGILAYWEPTFAQDGTTGVGSIFSNPTATMWIDKTQILAKTTVTNNSPIVYYTGACWDKAQEITNSKQWFDYLNNFQEQLKNPLTITIRQNKQ from the coding sequence ATGAAATCCATTCAATTGATAGGCCTGATCTTCCTTTTTCCTACGCTCTTTTTTGGGCAAACAAAGGCAATTATTACGATTCAAAACAATTCGGCTATAGCAAGACAAGAAGCTGTGACCGCCATTAAATGGGAAAACATTACAACTGCATTTCCCGAAATAGACACCGCAAATTTTGTGATTATTAATCCAAACACAAAAAAACAGGTTCCGTACCAGTTGGAACATCTTGGTAAATCTTCAATTCAAAATGTATTGATTCAAATCGATGTGAAGCCAAAATCATCTCTAAATCTTATGCTCCAAAAAGGCAAACCCAATTTATTTGAAACCAAAACCTATGCCCGTTATGTGCCGGAACGTAAAGACGACTTTGCATGGGAGAACGATAAAATTGCTTTTCGCGCTTATGGAAAAGCAATAGAAAAATCAAATGAAGATGCCTATGGATTTGATGTTTGGGTAAAACGAACCAAAAAAATGATTCTTAATGAACGCTATAAAACAGGAAATTATCATGTAGACAGCGGCAACGGAATGGATTATTATCATGTCGGTTATTCCTTAGGTGCAGGCAATATGGCCCCCTATATAAACGATACGATTCGTTATTCGGCAAATTATCATCAATACAAAGTTTTAGACAATGGTCCTTTACGCTCCACATTTCAACTTATTTACGATACTTGGGATGCGGGCAAAATTAAAATTAAAGTTACAAAAACCATTTCTATAGATGCCGGATCACAGCTTAACCGAATAGAAAACGTCTACACTTTTGACGATAATAAACCAATTCCTGTTGTAATAGGAATCATAAAAAGAGCTGAGGCAGGTGTAATTTCTTTAAACGAACAACAAGGTATTCTTGCCTATTGGGAACCTACTTTTGCTCAGGATGGTACTACAGGGGTAGGTTCCATATTTAGCAATCCAACCGCCACCATGTGGATTGATAAAACTCAAATATTAGCCAAAACTACCGTTACAAATAACAGTCCAATTGTCTATTATACAGGTGCCTGTTGGGATAAGGCGCAAGAAATCACTAATTCGAAGCAATGGTTTGACTACTTAAATAATTTTCAAGAACAATTAAAAAATCCGTTGACCATTACTATTCGCCAAAACAAACAATAA
- a CDS encoding gluconate 5-dehydrogenase: MSFNLFDLTGKTALITGGVHGLGMAMAKGLGQAGAKIVVNNHSSQVAVDHAIAEYKAEGIEAYGYLFDVTDEKAVIDAINKIETEVGPIDILINNAGIIKRTPIIDMEVSDFEAVIKVDLTGPFIVSKNIAKGMITRGGGKIINMCSMMSELGRDSVSAYAAAKGGLKMLTKNMATEWAKHNIQINGIGPGYFATSQTAPIRVNGHPFNEFIMQRTPAGRWGNPDDLQGAAIFLSSKASDFVNGHIVYVDGGILATIGKPSNEN, encoded by the coding sequence ATGTCATTTAATTTATTTGATTTAACGGGAAAGACAGCTCTCATTACGGGAGGAGTTCATGGCTTGGGAATGGCAATGGCCAAAGGTCTTGGACAGGCCGGTGCAAAAATTGTTGTAAACAATCATTCTTCGCAAGTAGCGGTTGATCATGCAATTGCCGAATATAAAGCAGAAGGTATTGAAGCCTATGGGTATCTATTTGATGTAACCGATGAAAAGGCGGTTATCGACGCTATTAATAAAATCGAAACGGAAGTTGGTCCAATCGATATCTTAATAAACAATGCCGGAATTATCAAAAGAACTCCAATAATTGATATGGAAGTTTCCGATTTTGAAGCTGTAATTAAAGTAGACTTAACCGGACCGTTTATAGTTTCTAAAAATATTGCTAAAGGAATGATAACCCGAGGAGGAGGCAAAATTATAAACATGTGCTCTATGATGAGCGAACTTGGGAGAGATTCCGTTAGCGCATATGCAGCTGCTAAAGGAGGCTTAAAAATGCTGACCAAAAATATGGCTACAGAATGGGCCAAACACAATATTCAAATCAACGGAATTGGTCCCGGCTATTTTGCCACCAGTCAAACGGCTCCGATTAGAGTAAATGGACATCCATTTAATGAATTTATCATGCAGCGAACGCCTGCAGGACGCTGGGGAAATCCCGATGATCTGCAAGGTGCTGCCATATTTTTAAGTTCAAAAGCAAGTGATTTTGTTAATGGTCATATTGTTTATGTTGATGGAGGAATTCTGGCTACTATAGGAAAACCATCTAATGAAAACTAA